CCAGTGGTATCACAAGTTCAATTTTAGTAGTTCCCATGAAACTATCAAACGAAAAGTGACGATTTATCACTGtcgataaaaattaacattccggatatatttcattttaatatttatttaacgtaTTTTTTCTAATGCGTGGCCTAATGTAATTTCGTGGTTCAGAAATTGCAATAGAATGTGCACTATTaaatcatcattattaaaGTATTGTCTGCTCGTTTCTGTTTTTTAGGCACTGCGTTCATATTGTGGATATTCTGCGTTACATTTAGTAAACGCATCACGGTAACAGTATTTTTACTGatcaatttgtttaatttggaGTGGTAACCTTCGAGAACGTTATTGGTCCTATGACGCTCTCCAAAGTCGCTAAAAACGCAGGTGAATGTACGTTGAGCCaaaatttttctatataattgatgaatttattcatatcaaCAATACATTCGGATTTGACATATTCAAAGGCCTCTCGAATCTGGTCAGATGGAAGAAGTGGTAAAGCTGCTGTTAGGCCCACAATTCTTCTTTCAGCCATTGTTTTTGTATGCCCTAAAGACTTAGCTTTTCGCCATATATTTCGCGTCCAGTGATAGTGGCATCCTTTTACCGTGATTTTGGGAAACACTTAATAACGCGTTAAATGCTCCTATTTCGTAGTCACAATGTACTTTGATGGGGGCCCATTGTGATATTTGCGATTTAATTAGGTTTAAAGGCTTCGATGAACAGGAAATGCACTCGAAACTTCGATCCTGTGTGCCTTGATGTTACAATAGCAAACTCCCGACATAAACGACGACTAAAGGACCTTTATTGCTCTCGAAAcagaaactatattttgtaacaaatgtaaatcactgtaaataaatttactttaaagaAAACTGCTTCTTTCAGTCCTTCAGCATGACTTtatcatacataaataattatcctTGTTGATATTTACCCATTAATTTCCATAAACAAATGCAAATTTTGTACGATATCAACACCGCCCTTGACACCTGTCAAGTGGCAGTGACGCTGACATAGAACCGTGTAAAGCCAATATCGATCCACTGTCGAGAACGAAATTCACATCGTTACAGAGTCTTAATTGTCACTCTGTCTACGTGCTATGGAGCTTCCACATAAAAGACACATGAGCATGGCTCCTGTGACTTGGTCCAGCTTGATGTTCTCCACTACTAGAAACTTCTTGCTGTAAAGTTTCATTCACAGCAACCATTGCAAGATCTCTACATGCTTCACATACAACATCTTCTTCagtaatctaaaaaaataattaaacattaataaatggCAATGGCTAAATGTTTACTTCTCTCTCATGTGATCCTTGTATAATAATGATGCTTTTTCTGCACATAGTACGATACCTAGTAAATGGATTTACGATATTGCATGTAGCAAGCTAGGGTTACTTACTATTTCTGGGTAGGTCCAGCTACAGATTAAACTGGTGATCCAGGACATGATAGCGGCGCAGTGTTTACGCAAATGTTACAAGTAACACttactttgtaattttacaattcgAGTTCTTCTGTAACGATCTCCCCCCGCTGCGTTTGGTTTTGAGTTTGACACGCCGCGACATCCTCCGCCGCGTTGGAAGCCTCATCAGCTTCCAAATGTGCCAAAGGTAGAAGGCACATTCTTGATAAGGACCTCCTCACGAGGCCTTTGGTAGTTGTCACGTCACGGGTGACGCCGTCGGAGCCTGGAGCCTAAGACGCAACGCGTACATGCGCCGACGGCTTGATGGGCTCTGCTTGGGAGAGCGAGTTGCGGCCGCGTCGCTGGGCGGATGCGAACCGCGCGCCGCGCACCTTCCCCTCGCTGCGTTTAGTTTTGAGTTTGACACGCCGCGACAGCCATGTTGAATTTAGAAACGGAAGCAAAATCAATGTCCAAGATGCGATAGCACAGTCACTTATGAGGCAAAATCGAAATCCTTCAAGGCACGCACGGGTCACACAAAGCGAGTAAAAGTCCAGTCGaataaaagaagaaacaatttaaaacaattcgAACACAACAATCACACAAAGCGAGAGAGCATTTGTGATTGATTACACGATGTGACGTTTCATGTCGGGCGCTGCCACTTGATAGTAACATTTAAGTGTTgccattataataaaagaaaaagtgccATAACCTTATTATGGTTTGTTAGCATTTCAAAACATACATTGATAAGTACgtcaaaacataattataaggTGGGTGGACCATGTAAGGCCACTCTAACGaataaacagattttattagtttatttactggataaataaaagaaagtaatCATTAATTGACACTTTGTTTTAATgtgtatcataaaaaataggtacttttttttattctagatGTAATCACTATTTCTTAAACTTAACTTTTATAAAGCTCTTCTAAACGGCCTTGTAAGAAACAAGGCTCCATACAAggccaatattataaatcagtCGTTTAACTTAAAACTAGAATTGAAATAATCGAAATATTCGCTTTTACTAAAACCACAGATAAAGCTCtttcatttaaatgaaaaattaaatgccttacatattataatggtCTTTAAAAAACTCAACAAACATTCCTTGAACATCATCATAAAACTAAGAATAtattaatggaaataaaaattatagtcGTGAGTATTATATCGATAACAAATAAGTTTCCAATgcgttttacaataaaataattaatatttttttaaacccgTAATGGCCTTCTTATGGGTCCGTTCTTTGTAAGGCCAAAATGTTCTTAAGAAGGCCAAACTAACAATTATCATctatgacatatttttttatattgaatgtAATACCTGATAGACAGTAAAGACTATGTTctctaattattaaaaaagtataaatggCACATAATCAGTCTTgtagtcaaaaatatttcaactcaataatacctaaaattaaaaaacgaaaaaataagaaagtaataactaaaattcggaaacaaacttaaaaactaaaaagggTAACAACTTTGGATATTTTAATCACAATCTGAGCATAAAAATGCGAGATCTTTTTTAGTGAGACCAACACACTCCTCGTGATACCACTTTTGACATTCGCTGCATTGCCTCATGACTTCGATTCTACACTCACCACATGCGCGGCAGTACCATTCCTTTTCTTCACCTTCTGCACTTCTCTTATCTATTAATCTTTTGCTTCCTGTTTTCAATCTTTTGCTTTCTTTTTTCACTCTTGCTGTTTTGTTGTTGTGCTTTtctttttagtaattttatggaatcattttcatttagatttttcttttttcttactTGTTGTTTGTTTCAACTCGTCCTTTTTTACttcagttttaaataaatctttaactATTCTTTGTCCTTTATAATTAATAGCTTTTTGTCGTGGACGAGTAGATTTTATCTTAGCGTAGTTTGGAGTAGGCAAAAAAGTATGAAACGATTTTTCCTGAATTAGGTGAATTAACGGCTCGTCATCATCCGAAGATCCAGAGGGACTTATCTCATGACTTTTTTTTTGAGCTTTTGTTTTAGGTCtgattaattgtttttttggaGTGATTCGTTCTTTCTGATCGGGATCTTCATGAGATGACGAAGAAGAAGTGTATAATTCGGAGATTTGAAGTTTACTCatgtagttatttttaataaatgattcaCTAAGATTCAAGTCAAGATCAGATTCAGGACTAGAATAATCGTAATTTTCTTGTAGCCCGGACGTACTCGGAACCGGATTATCATATAGAGACGGTAGAGCCTCATCAATCGTATCTGCGTCGTTGAACCGGTCTACTGAAGTTCGCAGAATGTGGCCGCACTGATCATTGACCGAATTATCTAATTCCATGTCAGAAGCATCAGTTGAAGGACTGTAAGGAACAAGAAttacttttctattttctGTCGCAGCTGAAAATATTGGCGATGTTGATACGGTTTTCTCTTCGGATGTTGATGGAAAAATGGAATATACGTAAGCATGAGCTGGCCTGCTTTCGTCTATCAGCGACGGAGATGACAATTCAGATACAGGAGACGATACTTGAACAGGTAGAAGCGGTTGGTCGATCTCGTTTTGTAATGTTTCCGGTAAAGGTCTTTTAGATATAATTGAAGGAGCATAGGCATCTTCGGGTATAACATCAGGATCAAGAGGGTATAAGCCAGTGGCTTTGAATCCATTTGTTATATTGGTTTGCGTTATACATTTCGGCCATGTTCGcgagaaaattttattaaatgcaaCTTTGTTTAAAGTGCTCTCTAGAGAATTGCTTAGGTAGTTCAACACTTCTTCATCCCAGTGATGTTCGAAAGACCGATTAACTGATTTGTCCCGAGGTTGGAGTTCGTGCGTAGTGTTAGAAGGTAAGCAATACAGcactgtattatttttatctgctTCTTCCAGAGCCTCGTATGTTAAATGACACTTTGCACCATCAAAGATAAGGAGACACTTACCGGGTGCTTTATGTTGAGCAAAATGTTGAATGAACTCTACGAACAAGCTACTGGTCATGCTGCCTTTGGGTGCCATGCTCACCTTTGTTCCATGTGGCAAATTTGATCCTAATTCTGATCTGTacctaatttctttaaaaataatcattggAGGTATGGCATTACCGACAGCATTTACACACATTGCTACGAGGGCGGTCCGATAACTACTTAGcctaccaaaaaaaaaactaaaatttttgaaaagtgGCGATTTATTTCTCGACATAGTCTCCTTTTAACTCGATACACTTCTCCCAGCGATGCTCCAACTTCTTTAACCCGTCTGAAAAATACGTTTTCTCGAGGTCTGCAAAGTGGGCTTCCGTGGCGGCTATAACCTCCTCATTCGACTCAAATTTCTGCCCGGCGAGTGACTTTTTCAAgttaggaaataaataatagtcgCACGGGGCCAAATCTGGGGAATACGATGGATGGGGCAGCAGTTCGTAGCCCAATTCTACCAATTTGGCCGTGGCGACGGCGGAAGTGTGAGCCGGTGCGTTATCGTGGTGGAAGAGCACTTTTTTCTTCATCAAATGCGGCCGTTTTTTCCGCAATTCGGCGTCAAATCGGCTCAATAATTCGGCATAGTACAGCCCTGTGTGCCCTTCGTTTTGCCCTTCTCCAGGTAGTCGATGTAGATCACACCTTGTGAATCCCAGAAAACGGTGGCCATCACCTTTCCTGCCGATTGCACAGTCTTTGCCTTCTTGGGAGCACGTTCGCCGGGTGAAGTCCACTGTTTCGACTGTTCCTTGGTCTCTGGAGTGTACCAGTGGATCCATGTTTCGTCGACGGTCACGAAACGACGAAGAAACTCCTTCGAATTGCGCTTAAACAGCGTCAAACACTGCTCTGAAGTGGTTTCACGGTTGCGCTTGTTGTCCGGAGTGAGCAAACGCGGCACCCATCTCGCCGACAGCTTTCTCATGCCCAAAATTTCGTGCAGGATATGACCCACGCGGTCTTTTGAGATGCCTACTGTCTCGGCTATCTCGCGTACCTTCAATCGGCGGTCTGCCAATACAAGGTCATGGATTTTTGTAACGTTCTTCTCCGCAGTAGCCGTTTTCGGGGCACCGGGGCGTGGCTCATCAAAAACTGACGTGCGACCACGTTGAAATTCATTAAACCAATTTTTGACGGTCGCCATCGAAGGAGAAGAGTCACCGTACACAGCATCCAAGCGTTCTTTGATTTCGCTGCGCGATTTCCCTTCCAAAAACAAGAATCGAATCACCGACCGATATTGTTCTTTTtccatttttctaaaattcgCCCACACGCCCGCTTCTACACGcgctaaaaacaaaactacaaGTCCTATTCGACTAAAATTTTGACAGTAGCCGTCTACGAGAATGTTCTACACGACAGTAAATACTTCTTGCAATAGTAGCGCCATCGGGCGGAGAGGCTAAGTACTTATCGGACCGCCCTCGTAAATCCAGTGGATATTGTACAAGAACCCGTccagtattttttatggtatatacagacagactgcAAGATCAAGATTCTAATGAATTTTACTCATGgaaatattatgcatgtaaTGCTAGATTTTTTCTGAGTATTTCCTTCGGAAGTTATATTGCAAATTCGGTTACCTACTGCAAAGTTTCaataatagatattaaattGCAAACTCTACTTCGCAcacagtacctacttactattaTGCAAGAGACAAATTTTCACAACAAGTAGCTATTCTATAAACATACTCACGGTTCAGATTGCGACCTCCTCCACCTCCGGCCCAAACTCCACCACTTCCGCGGCCGCCGCCACCACGATATTTGGCTGGTTTCAGTGCTgtcaataaatatctattataacCCATTACCAAGTTAAACACAATAAGCTAGTGCAAGAAAAAATGGTTGTGCACGCCGATGCATATAggtagatatatgtatatctaccTATTTGACTGACGTGTGTGTAATCCTGACGACTGTGACGGTGTAGGTACACCGTGATATTTATAGCTAGCAGATTTGCCATGCTACACACAAGCggaaaacattttcattttgacaCAGTGTTAGTAGGTTTTTTAATGCACAAGTCAGACGAAAATTGTCAAGACATTTAGACATAGAAGCACACCACCCAAACCCCACTATGGGTACCTGTTGAATTTCTCGACTTCCCTGAACTGCGTGAAAAAGGTTTGTATTAtactcatttttttatttatttacctaaccTAATTATAAACCAAACTTACCTGCCCATTGCCATTAACTAACGTAATAAATCTGCAAACAATGAAGATAAATTAGTtctaagtacatacatataagttAAACATGATGTTGAAAccatgaatataaatttaaattttggaaagcaaataagaaatacataccttttacaaaaataaaaccaccAACCATGTGCGTTGTGCGCGCGCCGCCGGAAGGAATGATAAGTGAAACGTCACATTGTTGCACGACATGCATAGAACCAGAATCGATAGAATCGATACGTTTTCGTAATCGATTTTTGTATATCTATTTAAGTTACGAacactaaaaattaaaataccattattttatttctgttcatttattacaagaaaatatttggtaGGTATCTTTGCGAACAATTTGTAACGTCATAATTTTTTGTGGTTTAAAAGTCCAATATGTGGGGAAGTACGTCCAAAATGACATATCGTTTTATTAATCatcaataactttattattattcataataggaacatatttttcctattatgatgaaatttctTACAACTTTGCTTATATTAATTGGATAACAGGAATCATATAGATTTTGTCAGAAAAATCAacacttacaaaaatatttagtattaaaTGAAGATCAAGAAAAATCCATTTTGTCCATACCGTATGGACAAAACGACACGAGTCGTTTGGACTAAATGACATACACAGCCAtcaacataacaaaaatgataaaataagagataacaataaaaattaattactcaattcgcaaacaaaatttttggTACGCTTTGGCAAATCAGCACAGGCTGCAGGATTTAGAGTTCTTGATCAGAGCGCTCTTCATTTGAGTCATCATCAATAGCCGGGTCTACACCAAAAAAGATCCATCGATCCCGCGATCCGCGATCCAGGATCGCGGAGCGTGGATCGTGGATCGTGGATCGTGTTAGGCCGATCCACTTTTGGAAACTTGCGATCCCAAATATGCGCTCCAAGCGATCCTAAGGCGATCCGTGATTCAGCCAGTCTAACTCTTGTACGATATGGAGTCACACGTACAACGGCGGCGTCTTGCCGTTGCAGcagtaacttttattttgcttAAATGCTTGcgcaaaaaatcacaaaaaagaaaacgacGGTTTTGGGtgaaacaaatttacaaaaatcgcTTGGAATCTGGGAATCAGCTGTACGCAGAGTTAGTGTCAGATAAAGTTGAACACAATTTTGCAAGAATGAATGCTAATCAATTTGAGATATTGTGTTCATTATTGAATAACAAGCTAAGAAAGAATGATACAAATTATAGAGATGCCATTACTGTGAAGGAAAGATTATTACTAACATTGAGATTTTTAGCAACTGGAGATTCGTATGTCAGTTTGCAGTATCTGTTCCGCATTTCCAAACAGTCTATATCGAAAATTATTCCTGAAGTTTGTGAAGCCATCATTGACCTGTTAAATGATTATGTAAAGGTAAGTAAAACCATACTTTATTactcaataaaaaagtattgtattacaatcataatttaaagaaGTAACatgtttacaattattaattattttttgaaaacatgatataggtatataggtaggtacttatttaattcGGTGATGACTGTGGAAGTGAATAATCCTGAGGTTTCTCAAACTGGGACTGCGATGAATTGGAGGCTAGATGAGCAGACGGTGATGTCTGTGGAATTGGAGCTGGATAATTTTGAGGTTGTAGAGACTGGGACTGTGATGAAGTGGATGCTATTGGTGTGCCAGGATATGAATTAGTGTAATATCCATAATTGCTATCCCCATATCTTCCTGTGTCAGCTTGAAAAATAACTTGGCATATagcatttttgacattagcTAATGTTACTGCATCATATTTCCGCAATTCAGTAGATATATACTGCCCGAAAGCAATGTAAGAATCAGTTTCCGGTTGTGGTGGCTGAGCACATTGTTGCAGAAGTTGGAAAGCCTCTGAAAGAGTTTCATCTGATATGTCATCTGCATTATTAGAAgtagttttctttcttttttttgttcatttgtttgttgtttggaCACTGGTTTGTGCATTCTGATCATTGTGCTCTCTACTCTGCTCTGTGTGGTGGTTGGCTCTCTCCGGTTGTATGTCACTACTAATGTTACTGTTCTCGTTTTCGCTCACTGTAGTATTAACCCCTTCAGTCGTATCAGATTCTACCTGTaacaacaattattattactatttactgcatattcttattttcagctttatattataattaagatcTCCTTTATTTTCAGGTGCCGTCAACTGAAGAAGAATGGCGTACAGTTTCTCAGCAATTCGAGAATAAGTGGAATTTCCCACACGTGATAGGAGCGATGGACGGCAAACACGTCGCTATACAATCGCCTTTCAATAGTGGCAACGACTttgataattaca
This sequence is a window from Plodia interpunctella isolate USDA-ARS_2022_Savannah chromosome 29, ilPloInte3.2, whole genome shotgun sequence. Protein-coding genes within it:
- the LOC135310005 gene encoding uncharacterized protein LOC135310005, producing MEKEQYRSVIRFLFLEGKSRSEIKERLDAVYGDSSPSMATVKNWFNEFQRGRTSVFDEPRPGAPKTATAEKNVTKIHDLVLADRRLKVREIAETVGISKDRVGHILHEILGMRKLSARWVPRLLTPDNKRNRETTSEQCLTLFKRNSKEFLRRFVTVDETWIHWYTPETKEQSKQWTSPGERAPKKAKTVQSAGKVMATVFWDSQGVIYIDYLEKGKTKGTQGCTMPNY